From Lucilia cuprina isolate Lc7/37 chromosome 4, ASM2204524v1, whole genome shotgun sequence:
actagatttggctcgaaatctcataagtactagatttcgtgtatgtgtaaatggggtattagTCATTTATGTAGGTATGTAGTCATTTTGCAGCAATCATTTTTAAttgaagtttaaaaataatatcaattatttttatcaacaaatacataatatgtatgtacaatatatAATATCTGTAATTGTAAAACGTTTCAATCGTAATAATTTACAAAGTAATTCTCTgtgtcaaaattaaaataacaatattaatagTATTATAATATTCAATAACAACAGGTACCGGATTATTTCTAAGTTAAACCTTTTATGTAATCATTGTGTGTTGGCAACTCTTAAAACGAGTATCATCAAGAAACCAGAAATATTTATTCAGTACTCAAATCTTGATGAAGTAAAGCAAATATGTGTCTTACGAGAGGGGTGGAATGGGTATAAAGTAGCCATTGTGTCTGAGAGAATCAGGAATTATGTATATGGCTGCGTGCTGTCTgggtagttgtttttgttgcattgtttatgtttatgaGTTCCCGTCGTTTAGCTTAAGGGAgcattgttatttaaaaaaaaagtatggtTGAGAGAGCATTTGTTTGAGTTAATGTGGTTGGTCATAGTgcttgtttaacaaattgttgttgttattgttagttTTATTCGTGTTGTTGTCGTCTAAAGGTCTGTGATTTTGTTTAACAACTCGCATGTTGTTGTTATGTGTGATTCGATTGTTGACTGTTTGGCGATTGGTgctctttttatagatttagATTTGTGTGCGCGTTTATACAATTATGTAGCGAACGGATAAATGTAATCGTCGTCTCATTGTACGTTGTTCTACAATTACGTTGCCGAGTTTAAGAGcgcaataaataaatatataaaacaatatacatGCACGTAAACTTAAGAAAATATCCGACGGAAATTActtatgaattattttaatacttcAAATAGAGCAATAAGACAAAAAGTTTATTcgataataatatattattccTGTTCGTATATAATTATTGATGAAAATAGATAGAAATGAAAAAGGAAAGATAATAAATATTGATAGTGCTTGGTGTTTTAATTCACAGtgcatatttaaaatcaaataatcaaAATCCAAATAAAGAAGTGTTTTGAATGTATAAAGACCAAAGAACGTATGTTTTGTGGTACTAATGACCACAAAGTACGATTGACTGCGTGCGTTTTTATCGTACGTTTTGGGAACCGCAGGTATGCCAAGACCATCGCGCGAATCATATGGTGATCAAAAGCCTCCATATTCATATATATCCTTGACTGCGATGGCTATTTGGAGTTCACCAGAAAAGATGCTACCTTTaagtgatatttataaatttataacagaCCGTTTTCCCTACTATCGCAAAAATACACAACGGTGGCAGAATTCATTGCGACATAATCTTAGTTTTAACGATTGTTTTATCAAAGTCCCTAGAAGACCTGATAGGCCGGGAAAAGGAGCGTATTGGGCTTTACATCCGCAAGCATTTGATATGTTTGAAAACGGAAGTTTATTAAGGCGAAGAAAAAGATTTAAGCTGCATAAGAACGATAAAGACATATTAAACGAAGAACTTGCTGCTCTTGCAAATCTAAACAGATTTTTCTTTACAACAACTGCACATCACAGTGGTACAATAGGAACTACAATGCCGACTTTAGACGTAACACCGACGTCTTTAATAGCGGATACAAGTTTTTACGTCACAAGAATGCAATCAGCAAATATTGCGCTACATTCCTCCCCAAATTCTGCGATTCAACATATTCATGATGTAATTTCACCGACGGTGTTAAAACACCATAGCAATCATTCAGTTTCCTCTATGCCAACATCCACTGTAACATCAACGACAATTCTTCCGCAGCATCCGTCTCCCTCATCATCTGCTATTGACACAACTATGCAATTTAATAGTTACCGTCCAAAACGGGCATTTACTATCGAAAGTCTTATTACTCCAGATAAAATCAATGATTCGTCTACTGAAGACAGTTTGAATGGAGATGATCGAACCGATGATATAGATGTTGTTGACAATAGTAGCATACTAGTTGATGATTCACACCCCATAACAATGATGGCTTCTCCTGATTCGTCcaaaaattctacaaataataaaaatccacCGATTGATGATACATACAGACCTTTGCCTCCACTACATACAATAACAGCTGCAGCAAATCTACCCTTTTTGCAATATACAACTGGTGTCAATGTCACAACAACCCAATCGAATATGCCTCAATGTTACGATATTCCCGCCTCTCATCCGATGCTAGTAATGACAAATCCAATGAGCAACCTTCATCAGACTTATTATTCAAATATAAGTATACCTATATCAGTGTCCAATGTTCACCATACAACTGCCGATATCCATCACCACCGCCCTAATTCAACCTTAAGAACTGTGTAGCAACCTAACTCTACTATAGTATTATAAATGGTATATAAAACTTCTAGTTCCTAATATTAAGTGTTTAGTATCAAAAACATTCAACATGTTAATGTTAAAACTCCAAATGTATAGAAATATATTCTTGGGATTATATGAACTTTATAACATGTTTCCAACATTCGTTTGTACGTACATTTCGAATAGCGaactataaatttgtttacatcgAGTATCGAGTATATAAcgaacaaaaacatatttagtaCTTAGTTTAATAAGCAaatacatatgaataaaattaaatcagaaacaaatatcttaaaaatcaTGTATGAAAACTACGACTATATTCGAagatgtacattgtacatatcatcacctgaaatgcaaaaagtcgaatcaatagttttcaaaatttcacaggagggacaaaaatataaaaattacattttcttgCCTGTATTACATTCCAACAGCAATAAAcacgttttaaaataaatgtgccgccagaaatatttacatattttacttgCGGAgacaattagttttttttttatattttgatccAATGGACCACTTGCAATAAAAAGACTATGATCGCTTTTGCATATCAGGTGTTTATATATACtacttttctaatttttttaagaaaaaaatttatcaaccTAGAAAATCCattaaagatttaaagaaatgtaaGATATTTGATTATCTATAATGTTGAAtaaatgttgataaaattagaaCATTTGTCTATCATTGCGTATAAAATTAGTACTTAActattgttatattttgtgtCTTCTctgagaaaaaataataattacttttaaatgcaaaaattaaaatgtttcgcTACAAAATTGCAAACAGTGTGACCAGGTCTCAAAAAATTTCGCGGCTAGATTCTATCCAAAATaatgctaaaaataaatttaaggccAGAAGCAACTAATTAACATTTgtaactctctctctctatatatatatatatatatatatatatatatatatatatatatatatatatatatatttaatatatatatatatatataatatatataatatatatatatatatatatatatataaatatatatatatatatatataatatatatatatatataaatatatatataaatatatatataatatatatattatatatatatatatataagtctttcttataatattttctCAGCAGTTTCTAAGGATCctataaataacatttcaatAGATACTGACCCATCAACTACTTACAAAGAAAAGCCAAATTATGGACTTTGGAGCTTACAAATGCTCAAAGAATCCATACgtatcaaaaaatgtttaaaggactTAGCCCACATCTGCAAAtcccttttttaatttgatgCCCATATTAAAAACTGTCCAGGAATGTCTACTTTTCAATATTGCATAACAGCTATTCCCACTTTTagagtattaaaattaaatgaaatctgGCATTTATGCATCCTtgctaaatacatattttcaggTGTTTCTCTCATTAGTTAATAGACTGATATTGCAGTTTTAGCCTGTTTGGGAACTGCTGAAGGAGAATTAGTCAAAAAAGTCCTGGTTTTTCTACCTActagtaatttttttacttacttaTATAGATAGTGACATCCATACCTTATTTGTTCATTAAAAGGTAATTGTTAATTTGGGTACATTaaggtttattaaaaattattttaaaaattttgcaaattttgtataaaatgctTAATACGAGCCcggaatttatttaattccagGCCTTTTGTCGAAAAAATAGGTCCTCGCTAttattaattcaatatttaatttaaatgaaatcgaaagttatttttttatcaatttattattcaaaactGGTAAATTAACCAAAacgtaaaacaacaacaactaacgcCAAACGAaacgaaaccaaaaaaaaaaaaacaaaacacaaatcaACCaactgatgaaatttttagaggttgtcccGGATTGTTGCCTTTATCTCCTCTATTTATGAACGGATTTTTCTGATAttaaataggaaacttctcgaaaacATGTCAAACacaattattgaagatttggatcacAAAGATATAtggggtcttcagaaaattgatttcaacagtcAGATCGGCATGACTTAATCGATTCCGATATCTAGAAGAATTATGAATATATACACTTTATCggtttggaaaattatattgtagattttacaaacttatatatatacccttctcacaaaggtgaagggtataaaaacgttaaatatAGCCTCAAAAATGCTAAAAAGGTCACACTGCTTGCAaggcataatttttttaaatatatttcaacaaactccttattgaaataaatgttattttcaataaatagtttaataattaagacaatgtttttgttttgcatccacgaaaaaaatacaatcgatgttgtagcgttgtatgtcagcagctgctacaatataacaatgttgttggtattttctatgcaaaagctctatacaactcttacgacaatttttcatatgtttttctaatgtcgtaagaaagttcagtgttgtcaattgtttatttcagcatgtaaataaaaaattcaatcgattttggcataaaaaacgataaagtggtaacacagaaattacaaacaaacagctgtttgccaaaacaaaaataaggttttattaaaaactgtttatttattagtttaaaatgtggaataatgaaaataagaaatagaaatttaaataaaaagaaattaatttggtttattttgctcgcttaattagtttaatactatttgatttttttttatcttttgacattgtttgttttgattgttttttcattgtgaacataaacatatgacttgctgcaaaaatctgttcacaatcactgttactaaactttagtaggtacaatatacaacttgattgtgaattaaacaagtgattgtgaacagatctttgcagcaagtcataagtttatgttctctaTGAAAAAAAcgatcaaaacaaatacacataacaatgtcaaaatataaaaaaatcaaaaatattaaattaattaaacatgcgaaataaaccaaattaatttctttgaattttcaattcatttattttctttattccacatttttaactaaaaaataaactctttttaataaaattttagtttttgtaaacagctgtttgcttttgatttcagtgttaccacttcatcgttttttatgctaaaatcgtttgaatttttgtttatacccaataagcaaaaacctttgaaatgatgtaaatatgtatttgaaaacctattcaaatttcatacatagcctttgagaacaaatttgaaaaattttgttttcaaatggaaaattatggccttctcaaacaaaaaggcagttagaaatcaaacgtatttttcaaatgtatttcaaatttaaaaaaaggctaGAGGTAAacttgaaactaaaaaaaaattttcaaacgtatttcaagtattctttactattattttcatacatatttcaaaccctaattataatgctaactattgcaaaattcatatattttttacatcacctgaaaataaaacattcatacatttatttttgcatatttttcttttatatctccgattatttctcctatatttaacgttttttcgctcccttgctgtagaaaaaatgttctgtttttatttttctaaaataatttattttttgaaagaaacttttctaagttcaattaaaacaaaactttgaaaattttataaatatcacacattatattttttaaacgtttttggatattatcatgtttatttcaaaggctaaactttaaaatttgaaaacaatttggaaaatacattatttagttaagaaaattttcaaaaatattcacaggTTTGAATCGATGTTTATTGGgtatgttgaaataaatttcctacaacattcgaaaatcatatgaaaaattatcgtatgagttgtatagagcctttgcatagaaaataccaacaacattgtaatgactattgtagcagctgctgacatacaacgctacaacatcgatagtgaattgaacaattaagtGTATAGGTATTTCAGTTTTTATAGTGTAAAATAGTTGTGATTCATGAAAGGATTTTTAAATCTGTAGTTTGTTTAAgagttttaagtatattttcctttatttataaaaatattctatgtctaactatttttttaattttaccgaTTCTTTTtgaatatagtaattttctacattttactaatttttttcttaagaaattttagttcactgatttagtaaaatttaaattcaataaatattttaaaattatagtataaatttaaataatttgttttattgtgttaATAAAGTACTTAATTGTTTAGAGAAGTTCGGATTTTTTATTTGCAGCAATTGTTACTGGATTCCGATCACGTACATTCGAAATCTTGAAACATTTGTGTTATCaatcaattattattttaaaacatccagttttcttttgttcatatttatttaaatggataaaaaattaattttatttgagtttttatttgttgtttatttatttttcacttttgcttaaaattaaaaatttaataaatagtatACAACTAGTGATTTTCATTAACGATATAGcgtcttaaattttaaaatatttaaaaccaaaaaaatatcttaacatataattttacagtaataaaacattaattaatattagaaatattgattttaaatgtattttacatagttaattttttttaatttttaataaatctatacatttttataaattatctaGTCAGTTGTATAAAATCATGTCTGGATAATATTTCCAAATTGGCGTTCGCGTACTTTTTTAGCAGAGAGTCATTAATATACAATGTTTATAGCTCaaatatgttgcaaaatatttaaagaaatcttttaaaatataaatttaaatgtaataattttttttcaatatttttaagtccgattttttgcaactaatacattcttagagttaggtaccgactgacagtagacttatgtatttattgaaagcgtttcacttcttagtgttcagggtttcttattttatttgattgaaaTCCTGAAGATCCAATAGAAGAAATTTAGTTGGATGATAAACCCAAtggaaaaagtattttattaattccTGATAACAACTTTGTTGTGATCAATATTGAAGTCACAAAAACAGAATACAGTTTCCCGAGTAATAAACCTCCATGTTAAATAATGGACTTTTTAAtaagtaaattgttatttaaatatgaacTGTTAATTTTGAAAGTCGTATATCCACATTCATTGGGCGTAGGAATTACTATATGTgatcttttaataaaaagaactaCCTTTTTGTACCCGGGATTTtaaatggtttataatattaaatctctTGATCAATTAATATTGTCTCTGCTTTTTACCCCTGAAATTTAAATCtactttcaaattatataattcaGAACAATTTTCTCTTTCTTCGGCTTGAATGGTAAAAgaattacctttaaaattagcaacaaagcaataaaaaatattaatacttatgatttcggatttttaataattttcttctttagaGCATGATTTAAACTCTTCAAAGCATTTGAAAACGTACTTCACTAAAAATTGAGAAAGCTAATTCCAAAACATATTTAAGGAGCCTTCACAAAatacactttacgtacgtaaagtctaatgaaaagaAAGATGAAATTCCATacgtatttcaaaaaatataacaaaagtcgtatgatttatatttttttataccctccaccaccataagtggtgatagagggtatatataagtttgtcattccgtgtgtaacaccaagaaatattcatctgagacccaacaaagtatatatattctgggtccttgtgaaattctgagtcgattaagctatgtccgtctgtccgtctgtctgtctgtctgtctgtgtaaaacacgctcacgttaaaactaagccatggagatcaaccaaattcaccaaaaatatttattattatcctaagcagtttggtattgaaaatgagcaaaattggttcacatcgggaaaagttatgaatcaaaatttgaaacaacctcgaaaaaaataagcattttttacacattctgatgtaattttctcgaaaactatgcgagctaattccattaaaatcaccatacattcgtttctgCGCAAGGGCTTTAGCTCTGCGGAAAATCGCCAGGGTCGGTCCACAATATCATGTACCTCCcatacatattcccggaaaattggttttttgttaataacttccgtcacaATGTCGATGTCTTtacaaaatataagaaaatattactatgaaatgtttttccgatcggtccacaattggtcatagctcccatacaaggtcccctcccgaaaatcacttaaacgcacataactgattacttaattaagatatcgatataaaatgtggtaaaagtattgctctcatataagaaaatattactatgaaatgtttttccgatcggtccacaactggtcattgctcccatacaatgtcccctcccgaaaatcacttaaacgcacataactcattactaaaataGGATATCGATATAGaattttgtacaagtattgctcttatatacagaaatattatcattaaattttttttttggatcggtgcATAATGGGTtacagctcccatacaaggtcgcctccctaaaatcacttaaacgcgcacaactcattgcttaattaagatatcgatatatatttggtataagtattgctcatatgcatacaaatattatagtgaaaagtttttctgatcggtccataattggtcccatacaaggtctcctcccgaaaatcacttaaacgcgcataacatattactaaataaaggtatctatataaagtttggtataatcattgctcttatataattaatattactgTGGAAGGATTtctaatcggtccataattggtcattgctcccatacaagttcccctcccgaaaatcatttaaacgtgtataattcattactaaattaagataagtatccatataaaattttgtacaagtattgctcatatgcacaaaaatattactgatacatttttttcgatcggtccataactggtcatagttcctatacaaggtctcctcccaaaaataacttaaacgcacataactcagtactaaattaagatatccatataaagtttggcacaagtgttgctcataaaCAGAGAAATAGTATTGTgaattttttccgatcggttcatacagggacctatacaaggtcccttttagaaaaacactttaaagcacataactcattatcaAATAGcgatacccataaaatatttggcataaatactatttttatacggatgaatgttatttaataattttttttctcgatcggtccatccttggtcatatctcccatacaaggttccctcccgaaaatcagaaaaaatataactcataaccaaatattgatattggtcttatatacagaaattcactattaaattgttttacgatcggtccatatttggtcatagctctcatactaggtccagaaaataacttagattcacaatattaattaccaaataatgatatagatacagaattttgaattttgtctttatatacataatacatatacattataaacatagtccatttctgaaaaatatttaaacgtaaattgacaatcaaagttttcgggataaaattttacataaatgcgtATTTCTGAAAATTGCTAATTAATACATAGttcactattaaatgataatattttgataaaattcgaaatgagtatgttctgtgtatagatagatcattctgataaaatgttttcaaactggcctaatattgatcatacttcTGATTTTCAGTCATTtaaatcgtttcaaaaatcactcaaacatatttacttcactataaatactgatgtcggaaaaatacacaaatcgtTATCCCAATTTTTGGAATCTCCATGATCTTTTCATAATAAGTCATGATATCCGTACGAGGTCCACAaccgaaactcaatataaatttttctgggcCTAATCCAAATTAgtacggaaacaaaacttttgtcgagttatctaaaCATTGGATAGGttaatggattttaataagaagattcggcacagccgaatatagcactctaacttgttatgtttatacgattggtataaaacaataacaaagtttccagctttttcacttttttgagtttacataaaaatacatccctgatctaatacaACGTAGAGAGCCATAcgaatgtcaaattttccattagTATATTACTCGATGTAgtaaggtttcattacatatcgtgtttagacgtatctacataaaattttgacagatcatattacttgtgtgctcgtgtgaaaGGGGccttagaataaataatattcattgacgTAGAAAAAAAGTGTGTACTAATTTTTCACCTTTctgatttatgttttaaaaaatgcctattaatACTTTCCAAGACAGTCTTGAAGTGTTTTCCGCGTTCCTTATTTCGTCCCGTTTTGATTTTCTGGAATAATGATATAACCAATTGAATCTTCTAAGTAAAGATatatttctgttaaaaatttcttaaaatcggtccagtcatttatgaataaCACGAAACTCCCCTTTTTACCCTTTAAAGTACcaaatttaccaattttttaaatagtatagtccattcaagtttgaaaaaatcaatatatttgcaatacttACTAAAagttatatgaattttttatcaCAAGTCAAAGCCATATTGAAGATTGAATTGACACAACTGAATTTCTATCGCGAGCTAATTAAAATTGATGTCGAGAAcgatttgtaaaaaattaacatgaattta
This genomic window contains:
- the LOC111683326 gene encoding fork head domain-containing protein FD4-like; amino-acid sequence: MPRPSRESYGDQKPPYSYISLTAMAIWSSPEKMLPLSDIYKFITDRFPYYRKNTQRWQNSLRHNLSFNDCFIKVPRRPDRPGKGAYWALHPQAFDMFENGSLLRRRKRFKLHKNDKDILNEELAALANLNRFFFTTTAHHSGTIGTTMPTLDVTPTSLIADTSFYVTRMQSANIALHSSPNSAIQHIHDVISPTVLKHHSNHSVSSMPTSTVTSTTILPQHPSPSSSAIDTTMQFNSYRPKRAFTIESLITPDKINDSSTEDSLNGDDRTDDIDVVDNSSILVDDSHPITMMASPDSSKNSTNNKNPPIDDTYRPLPPLHTITAAANLPFLQYTTGVNVTTTQSNMPQCYDIPASHPMLVMTNPMSNLHQTYYSNISIPISVSNVHHTTADIHHHRPNSTLRTV